The Stenotrophomonas sp. ASS1 genome segment AACGCGCTGGGCGAACGCACCATCACCCTCGACTGCGACGTGCTGCAGGCCGACGGCGGCACCCGCACCGCCGCCATCACCGGCGCCTACGTGGCCCTGGTCGATGCGGTGAATGTGCTGATGAAGCGCGGCGACATCAAGCGCAACCCGATCCTGGGCGCGGTGGCAGCGGTGTCGGTGGGCGTCTACCGCGGCACCCCGGTGCTGGACCTGGACTACGCCGAAGACAGCGACTGCGACACCGACATGAACGTGGTGATGAACGACGGCGGTGGCTTCATCGAGCTGCAGGGCACCGCCGAAGGCCATGCCTTCCGCCGCGATGAACTGGACGCGCTGCTGGGCCTGGCCGAGAAGGGCGTGCGCGAGCTGCTGGACGCACAGCAGGCGGCGCTTTCGGCATGAACCGGCGCATCGCCCTGACCACCCTGGTGGTGGCCGACTACGACGAAGCCATCGCCTGGTACACCGGCAAGCTCGGCTTCGCGCTGCTGGAGGACATCGACCAGGGCCACAAGCGCTGGGTGGTGGTGGGCCCGACCGACGGCAGTGCCGCCGCCCTGCTGCTGGCCCGTGCCAGCGACGAGGAACAGCGCAGCCGCATCGGCAACCAGACCGGTGGCCGCGTCGCCTTCTTCCTCAACACCGATGACTTCCACCGCGACCACGCGGCGATGCTGGCCGCCGGGGTCGAGTTCCTGGAAGCGCCGCGCGAAGAACCCTATGCAACGGTCGCGGTGTTCCGCGATTTGTATGGCAACACCTGGGACCTGCTGGAGCCCCGTCAATGAAGAAACTGGTACTGGCCAGCCACAACGCCGGCAAGCTGGTGGAGATGCAGGAGATCCTCGCCGACCTGCCGCTGCAGATCACCTCGGCCGCCGAGCTGGGCCTGGGCGACGTGGAAGAGACCGGCCTGACCTTCGTCGAGAACGCGCTGCTGAAGGCGCGCGCGGCCTGCGAAGCGACCGGCCTGCCGGCGCTGGCCGATGATTCCGGCCTGATCGTCGATGCCCTCGGCGGTGCGCCGGGCCTTTACAGCGCGCGCTATGCCGGCCACCCGACCAATGCCGCGGCCAACAACGCCAAGCTGCTGGAGGCGATGGCCGACGTTCCCGATGGCCAGCGCGGCGCCCGCTTCTATGCGGTGATCGTGCTGCTGCGTCACGCCACCGACCCGCAGCCGCTGATCTGCGAAGGTCGCTGGGAGGGCCAGATCATCCGCGAACTGCGCGGCACGAATGGTTTCGGCTACAACCCGGTGTTCCTGGATACCACCCACGGCCTGACCGCCGCGGAGATGGAGCCGGCCCTGAAAAACGCCATCAGCCACCGTGCCATTGCCCTGCAACAGCTCAAGCAGCAGCTGGCGACGCTGTACTGACGCCACCCGATCGAACCAGGGAAGCTGGCCAGCGGCCGGCACTACCGATGAAGCCCATGCCGCACGTCCACGACCACTGCAACCACCTGCCCGGCGAAGCCTGCTCCGCTGACCACGACAGCCCGCCGCGACTGGTGCCACCCCCGCTGTCGCTGTACGTGCACCTGCCGTGGTGCGTGCGCAAATGCCCGTACTGCGATTTCAATTCGCACCAGGCCAAGGGCGAGCTGCCGTTCG includes the following:
- the rph gene encoding ribonuclease PH gives rise to the protein MSDSRPSGRQPDQLRPVVIQRGFTRHAEGSVLVCFGETRVLCTASVENRVPGFLRGKGEGWVTAEYGMLPRATHTRSDREAARGKQGGRTLEIQRLIGRSLRACVDRNALGERTITLDCDVLQADGGTRTAAITGAYVALVDAVNVLMKRGDIKRNPILGAVAAVSVGVYRGTPVLDLDYAEDSDCDTDMNVVMNDGGGFIELQGTAEGHAFRRDELDALLGLAEKGVRELLDAQQAALSA
- a CDS encoding VOC family protein — translated: MNRRIALTTLVVADYDEAIAWYTGKLGFALLEDIDQGHKRWVVVGPTDGSAAALLLARASDEEQRSRIGNQTGGRVAFFLNTDDFHRDHAAMLAAGVEFLEAPREEPYATVAVFRDLYGNTWDLLEPRQ
- the rdgB gene encoding RdgB/HAM1 family non-canonical purine NTP pyrophosphatase — encoded protein: MKKLVLASHNAGKLVEMQEILADLPLQITSAAELGLGDVEETGLTFVENALLKARAACEATGLPALADDSGLIVDALGGAPGLYSARYAGHPTNAAANNAKLLEAMADVPDGQRGARFYAVIVLLRHATDPQPLICEGRWEGQIIRELRGTNGFGYNPVFLDTTHGLTAAEMEPALKNAISHRAIALQQLKQQLATLY